From one Candidatus Acididesulfobacter guangdongensis genomic stretch:
- the proB gene encoding glutamate 5-kinase produces the protein MTEIINQNNDFFNLKKRIVVKIGTQVLIDDDGKLSSASFRKITEFVDALRFKKKEVILVSSGAIAAGRNVLNIETSAKFLTIPQKQALASCGQSLLMKTYSSHFKKYNIKTAQILLTKDDISSRKRFTNARNTIYELLKNNVVPIINENDTISTEEIKFSDNDYLSALTANLACADLLIILSNVNGVYDKNPYLNNSANQIKIIDNIKNFIDDFKDNSKSIHGTGGMKSKLESAYIASEAGIDTIIASGKDKKVLKSLSDGKITGTFILSSCEEISKKKHWLIFGMEKNGLLVCDQGAIEAITINNKSLLASGIIDVKGNFKKHNGIYIANEQNKIVAAGISNFDAEEIKKIKGLKSSEIQVMLNSMHANGIGIAVHKNNMVLL, from the coding sequence ATGACTGAAATTATTAATCAAAATAATGATTTCTTTAATTTAAAAAAAAGAATAGTAGTCAAAATAGGCACTCAGGTTTTAATAGACGACGACGGAAAGCTGTCGTCTGCATCATTTAGAAAAATTACTGAATTTGTTGACGCTCTGAGATTTAAAAAAAAAGAGGTTATTTTAGTTTCATCCGGCGCAATTGCTGCAGGAAGAAATGTTCTGAATATCGAAACATCCGCAAAATTTTTGACTATTCCCCAAAAACAGGCTCTGGCTTCTTGCGGGCAGTCTCTTCTTATGAAAACTTATTCATCCCATTTTAAAAAATACAATATAAAAACCGCTCAAATTCTTTTAACCAAAGACGACATATCGTCAAGAAAAAGATTTACCAACGCAAGAAATACTATCTATGAACTGTTAAAAAATAATGTCGTTCCGATTATTAACGAAAACGACACGATATCAACCGAGGAAATTAAATTTTCAGATAATGATTATCTATCCGCGCTTACGGCAAATCTTGCCTGCGCCGACCTTTTGATAATATTATCAAATGTTAACGGGGTATATGATAAAAATCCATATTTGAACAATTCTGCAAACCAGATAAAAATAATAGATAATATCAAAAACTTTATAGACGATTTTAAGGATAATTCTAAAAGCATTCATGGAACAGGCGGTATGAAATCAAAACTTGAGTCTGCTTATATTGCGTCAGAGGCAGGAATAGACACCATAATTGCCTCAGGAAAAGATAAAAAAGTCCTTAAATCTCTATCGGACGGCAAAATCACCGGAACATTTATTTTGTCTTCTTGCGAAGAAATCAGCAAAAAAAAACACTGGCTTATATTCGGTATGGAAAAAAACGGTCTGCTGGTCTGCGATCAGGGCGCTATAGAAGCTATTACAATTAACAATAAAAGTCTGCTTGCAAGCGGCATAATAGATGTCAAAGGAAATTTTAAAAAACATAACGGCATATACATCGCAAACGAACAAAATAAAATTGTCGCCGCCGGAATTTCTAATTTTGATGCCGAAGAAATAAAAAAGATTAAAGGCTTAAAGTCAAGCGAAATTCAAGTGATGCTGAACAGCATGCATGCAAACGGGATAGGAATAGCCGTTCATAAAAATAATATGGTGCTGCTTTAA
- the rsfS gene encoding ribosome silencing factor → MNSITTANIDDSAANGKKVLRKKFKRTSKEIRAVINYLSDKKAKNIIVLDIRKVSQLADFIIIATGISDRQVAAIADNVLTSVKRKPIAVDGTDTSRWVAMDYGDMMIHIFVEPYRSFYNLENLWPDAKELAIEDK, encoded by the coding sequence GTGAATTCAATAACAACAGCCAATATAGACGACAGTGCCGCAAACGGCAAAAAAGTACTGAGAAAAAAATTTAAAAGAACCAGTAAAGAAATAAGGGCAGTTATAAATTATCTATCCGACAAAAAGGCAAAAAATATTATCGTTCTCGATATCAGAAAAGTATCTCAGCTTGCAGATTTTATAATTATTGCGACGGGAATCTCCGACCGACAGGTCGCTGCTATAGCCGATAATGTTTTAACATCCGTAAAAAGAAAACCTATAGCGGTCGACGGGACTGACACTTCAAGATGGGTTGCGATGGATTACGGCGATATGATGATACATATTTTTGTCGAGCCTTACAGGTCTTTTTACAATCTTGAAAATTTATGGCCGGATGCTAAAGAACTTGCTATAGAAGACAAATAA
- a CDS encoding glutamate-5-semialdehyde dehydrogenase, producing the protein MKEQNLSIEIIAKQTYEASSFIANASSLTKLSLLNDIGKLLLENKEFLISENSKDILHAKQNSLKESLVDRLTISEKTINSMMASIEDVKKIKDPIGEIENISIRPNGLMVGKMRIPLGVIGIIYESRPNVTLDASILCLLSGNAAVLRGGSEAINSNLALIYIIKEALKKNGLSENIISMVPYTDRSAVLELISQKKYIDLVIPRGGEGLISFVTENSKIPVVKHDKGVCHIYIDEACNIQKAVEIVINAKVQRPSVCNALETLLVHEKIADKFMPILLKELSGRNVETRLDNELLHIFKNQFNFIAAASANDWSEEYLDLILSIKSVKNIDSAIEHIKKYGSNHTEAIITENYTNAMDFIKKVNSSCVLINASTRFNDGFELGLGAEIGISTSKIHAYGPMGAKELTTTKFVVFGNYQTRI; encoded by the coding sequence ATGAAAGAACAAAATCTCAGTATAGAAATTATTGCAAAACAAACATACGAAGCAAGCAGTTTTATCGCAAATGCAAGCAGTTTAACAAAACTTAGCCTGCTAAACGATATTGGAAAATTACTTTTAGAAAACAAGGAATTTTTAATATCAGAAAATTCAAAAGATATACTGCACGCCAAACAAAACTCGCTAAAAGAATCTCTTGTAGACAGATTGACTATCAGTGAAAAAACTATAAATTCGATGATGGCATCCATAGAGGACGTTAAGAAAATAAAAGACCCCATAGGTGAAATAGAAAATATTTCCATAAGACCCAATGGTCTCATGGTCGGTAAAATGCGCATTCCGCTGGGGGTTATAGGAATAATTTACGAATCGAGACCCAATGTAACGCTTGATGCTTCTATACTCTGCCTGCTGTCAGGAAATGCCGCCGTCCTCAGGGGAGGTTCGGAAGCCATTAATTCTAATCTTGCTCTTATTTATATTATAAAAGAAGCTTTGAAAAAAAATGGGCTATCTGAAAATATTATATCTATGGTTCCTTATACCGACCGTTCTGCCGTGTTAGAACTCATATCGCAAAAAAAATATATTGACCTTGTGATACCGAGAGGCGGCGAAGGTTTAATTTCATTCGTAACAGAAAATTCAAAAATTCCCGTAGTAAAACATGACAAAGGTGTTTGCCATATATACATAGATGAAGCCTGCAATATCCAAAAAGCCGTTGAAATCGTTATTAACGCCAAAGTTCAGAGACCTTCCGTGTGTAATGCATTAGAAACTCTTCTTGTCCATGAAAAAATAGCGGATAAATTTATGCCTATTCTGCTGAAAGAATTAAGCGGCAGAAACGTAGAAACAAGATTAGATAATGAGCTTCTGCATATATTTAAAAATCAGTTTAACTTCATTGCCGCCGCTTCTGCTAATGATTGGAGCGAAGAATATTTAGACCTTATTTTATCAATAAAATCTGTAAAAAACATTGACTCTGCCATAGAGCATATAAAAAAATACGGGTCAAACCATACGGAAGCAATAATAACGGAAAATTATACCAATGCAATGGATTTTATTAAAAAAGTCAACTCTTCCTGCGTTTTGATAAATGCATCTACAAGATTTAACGACGGCTTTGAACTTGGACTCGGGGCGGAAATAGGCATATCTACATCAAAAATACATGCGTACGGACCTATGGGAGCGAAAGAACTCACTACAACAAAATTTGTAGTTTTTGGAAATTATCAGACAAGAATATGA
- the nadD gene encoding nicotinate (nicotinamide) nucleotide adenylyltransferase yields MKIGIFGGSFNPVHYGHLRTCEELIEKASLDKVIFIPTNITSNKQETAINSGSRFEMVKMAIASNAKFEASDIEIKRGGVSFSYNTIKELKEIYSCDELFFIIGFEAFTEIRNWKKSPLLFEMTNFIIINRGMDIKTKYENLVSISKYIPEPVCNKMTVDISRDRLIIYPENISVFLFEVTRLDISSTKIRNNFKKKLSNRFLLPNDTIEYIINNNIYM; encoded by the coding sequence ATGAAAATAGGTATATTCGGCGGATCATTCAATCCGGTACATTACGGGCATTTAAGAACATGCGAAGAACTTATTGAAAAAGCTTCTCTCGATAAAGTAATATTTATACCGACGAATATTACTTCCAACAAACAGGAAACCGCAATAAATTCCGGCAGCAGATTTGAAATGGTAAAGATGGCTATAGCCTCCAATGCTAAATTTGAAGCATCAGACATTGAAATCAAAAGAGGCGGGGTTTCATTTTCTTACAATACCATAAAAGAATTAAAAGAAATATACAGCTGCGACGAACTTTTTTTTATTATAGGATTTGAAGCCTTTACTGAAATCAGAAATTGGAAAAAAAGCCCTCTGCTTTTTGAAATGACTAATTTTATAATTATTAACAGGGGTATGGATATAAAAACAAAATATGAAAATTTAGTCTCAATCTCAAAATATATTCCTGAACCGGTATGCAATAAGATGACCGTCGATATTAGCCGCGATAGACTAATAATATATCCCGAAAATATATCCGTATTTTTGTTCGAGGTTACCAGGTTAGATATATCTTCGACAAAAATAAGAAATAACTTTAAAAAAAAATTATCCAATCGTTTTTTGTTGCCAAACGATACAATTGAATATATAATAAACAATAATATATATATGTGA
- a CDS encoding tetratricopeptide repeat protein — protein sequence MYLIVLFILILILVAFFEYLYVLNPIKIPLHYLPGNHNVVDYYLIFYIFAAFLIGILLFLIITLIKNITVYLRNWVKNKKQFIITEIDNSIDKAEDLYIKAQYDRAIDILKKYLSKYENSVKAYILLFKIYKHKGDFKSAENFINKALEVDVNNVKALNEAGNLHKLNKNYEKAASFFNKAVEIAPDNLYAILQLKDLYIKNSEWKNAYKMSKLFLSQSKDRNINKKEEKDMIGLKYEYGKYLLENENDLERSAKRFNQVISQDKYFAGAYISLGDILIKKDKTNDAFKLWEKAFLKTNSFAVIIKMEDAAIKANSPQNIIKFYQELIYNNPEKWEYRLFLAKFYVRIEMVDEAISNLKTIPSSIFKDNSLYLLLGECYLKRGKTNEASSSFRKALKNQYPVKLPFVCSKCNYSSLNYTSLCPSCLSWNTMNIRSNSLYESFAKEEPQNIFNLT from the coding sequence ATGTATTTAATAGTCCTTTTTATATTAATTTTAATACTCGTTGCATTTTTTGAATATCTCTATGTTTTAAATCCGATAAAAATTCCGCTTCACTATCTCCCCGGAAATCATAATGTAGTGGATTATTATTTAATTTTTTACATTTTTGCCGCTTTTTTAATCGGCATTTTATTATTTCTTATTATAACCCTAATAAAAAATATTACCGTTTATCTAAGAAACTGGGTAAAAAACAAAAAACAGTTTATTATCACGGAAATCGACAATTCAATAGACAAAGCCGAAGATTTATATATTAAAGCCCAGTACGACAGGGCAATCGATATCTTAAAAAAATATCTTTCTAAATATGAAAACAGCGTTAAAGCATATATTCTGCTATTTAAAATATACAAACATAAAGGAGATTTTAAATCTGCCGAAAACTTTATTAACAAAGCGCTGGAAGTAGATGTGAACAATGTTAAGGCGCTTAATGAAGCGGGAAATTTGCATAAACTTAATAAAAATTATGAAAAAGCAGCATCTTTTTTTAATAAAGCCGTTGAAATTGCGCCGGACAATCTTTATGCCATACTTCAGCTTAAAGACCTGTATATAAAAAATTCAGAATGGAAAAATGCCTATAAAATGTCAAAACTTTTTTTAAGCCAATCCAAGGACAGAAATATAAATAAAAAAGAAGAAAAGGACATGATAGGACTAAAATATGAATACGGCAAGTATCTATTGGAAAATGAAAATGATTTAGAAAGATCGGCAAAAAGATTTAATCAGGTTATTTCTCAGGATAAATATTTTGCCGGCGCATATATATCGCTGGGAGATATTTTAATAAAAAAAGATAAAACAAATGACGCATTCAAATTATGGGAAAAGGCTTTCCTTAAAACAAACAGTTTTGCAGTAATTATAAAAATGGAAGACGCCGCAATTAAGGCAAACAGTCCTCAAAATATAATAAAATTTTATCAGGAACTTATATATAATAATCCTGAAAAATGGGAGTACAGGCTGTTCCTTGCAAAATTTTACGTGCGCATTGAGATGGTTGACGAAGCCATATCTAATCTTAAAACTATTCCTTCTTCCATATTTAAAGATAATTCATTATACCTGCTTCTCGGGGAATGCTATTTAAAAAGAGGGAAAACAAATGAAGCATCGTCTTCCTTCAGAAAAGCTTTAAAAAACCAGTACCCTGTAAAATTACCTTTCGTATGTTCTAAGTGTAATTACAGTTCGTTAAATTATACAAGCTTATGTCCTTCCTGTCTTTCATGGAATACAATGAACATCAGGTCAAATTCATTATACGAATCTTTTGCAAAGGAAGAACCGCAGAATATTTTTAATTTGACATAG